A window of the Oryzias melastigma strain HK-1 linkage group LG11, ASM292280v2, whole genome shotgun sequence genome harbors these coding sequences:
- the arpp21 gene encoding cAMP-regulated phosphoprotein 21 produces MMDAAAEAADVLIEPGDVTSCAAVRCPSPPSYNQRAEEECHNIAKLEKERHCNKVKPKKKVKPRGKLSRSSAVWEETPPSEETVRNTNTSGCHDDATSCKEEEQEPKEDSPTKESSEEYTDSTGIDLQQFIVDSLNSNPRDRLMLLKLEQDMMDFIGSNSPFKKFAPMSPYHRMLVHRVAAYFGMEHNVDHTGKSVIINTTSRTRIPEQHFLDMVHKGKSEEIQQWKTILKRDNSFDEQSRSHLLRPSRSMEEREEEYQKARERIFNKEPLGPQESTRAETRDTEEYNPYAETQRRRQLFRGSRNSSGSSWTGSSSMQSSMETDGHYSNDPRPWSSTDSDSSYQWTNPAPKPHQPASHNWDTRGSISLYRLPSTCPQPSSPIVEEPAPNPVYIAETEIPPGSILVNPRTGHPFLNPDGTPAVYIPADNQQPIKSQTQLQACPPPPLQQQVLQCSSVSYTAPQMVHVVPSQPYSTIEDLSSQFAHVTVGCPSTAEPPPLYHPNHGFTYAPPALPNPSSYCQPPPQVPGYYYSQNPLTTQYGCSSPGQHGMTQAAPAAPSAGSFPPALKMQQSPGNQPQAVLGTYAPVAPHQCSIAQQGGVPVPFPQSKVVTGGAADVAYCCVVAPPPHHSGSCFPPGCTSLGAPVWTSQY; encoded by the exons ATGATGGACGCCGCTGCAGAAGCCGCAGACGTCCTCATAGAGCCTGGCGACGTGACGTCATGCGCCGCCGTTCGGTGCCCCTCCCCTCCATCGTACAACCAGAGGGCCGAAGAGGAGTGCCACAATATAGCAAAGCTGGAGAAGGAG AGACACTGTAACAAGgttaaaccaaagaaaaaagtcaag cCCAGAGGAAAGTTATCCCGAAGTTCAGCCGTCTGGGAGGAGACCCCCCCCTCTGAAGAAACCGTG aGAAATACAAACACATCTGGGTGCCATGACGACGCAACTTCCTGCAAGGAGGAAGAGCAAGAACCAAAGGAGGACTCACCAACCAAAG aGTCCAGTGAGGAGTACACCGACTCCACTGGCATAGATCTGCAGCAGTTCATCGTGGACAGCCTCAACAGCAACCCGAGAGACCGTTTGATGCTGCTCAAACTGGAGCAGGATATGATGGACTTCATAGGCAGTAATAG CCCCTTTAAGAAGTTCGCTCCCATGTCGCCTTACCACCGCATGCTGGTCCACAGGGTGGCGGCCTACTTTGGCATGGAGCACAATGTGGACCACACAGGCAAGTCTGTCATCATCAACACCACGAGCAGGACACGCAT ACCGGAGCAGCACTTTCTGGACATGGTGCACAAGGGCAAGAGCGAGGAGATCCAGCAGTGGAAGACGATCCTGAAGAGAGACAACAGTTTCGATGAACAG AGTCGCTCCCACCTTTTACGGCCAAGCAGGTCGATGGAGGAAAGGGAGGAGGAGTACCAAAAAGCTCGGGAGAGAATCTTCAACAAAGAG CCACTCGGCCCACAGGAGAGCACTCGAGCAGAAACCAG GGACACGGAGGAGTACAACCCGTACGCTGAGACCCAGAGGAGAAGGCAGCTCTTCAG AGGGAGTCGTAACAGCTCAGGCTCCAGCTGGACGGGCAGCAGCAGCATGCAGAGCAGCATGGAGACCGACGGTCACTATAGCAACGACCCCCGACCTTGGAGCAGCACCGACTCCGACTCCTCCTACCAGTGGACGAATCCGGCGCCCAAACCCCACCAGCCTGCCAGCCACAACTGGGACACACGAG gCTCCATCTCTCTTTACAGGCTGCCATCCACATGCCCCCAGCCTTCTTCCCCCATCGTCGAGGAGCCGGCCCCGAATCCCGTCTACATCGCGGAGACTGAGATCCCACCGGGGAGCATATTAGTGAACCCACGCACCG GACATCCTTTCCTCAACCCCGACGGAACCCCTGCTGTGTACATCCCCGCAGACAATCAGCAGCCAATCAAAAGCCAGACTCAGCTGCAGGCCTGCCCCCCTCCGCCGCTTCAGCAGCAG GTGCTTCAGTGCTCGTCCGTGTCTTACACAGCCCCTCAGATGGTGCACGTCGTTCCCTCGCAGCCCTACTCAACC ATTGAAGACCTCTCCTCGCAGTTTGCTCACGTGACGGTGGGCTGTCCGTCCACCGCAGAGCCTCCTCCTCTCTATCACCCTAACCACGGCTTCACCTATGCACCTCCAGCTCTCCCCAACCCCTCCAGCTACTGCCAGCCTCCACCTCAA GTGCCTGGTTATTATTACAGCCAGAACCCTCTGACGACTCAGTATGGATGCAGCTCACCCGGCCAGCATGGCATGACCCAAGCGGCGCCAGCGGCCCCATCAGCAG GAAGCTTTCCTCCTGCTCTGAAGATGCAGCAGTCTCCCGGCAACCAGCCTCAGGCTGTGCTGGGGACCTACGCACCAGTTGCCCCCCACCAGTGTAGCATTGCTCAG CAGGGAGGTGTCCCAGTGCCCTTTCCTCAAAGTAAAGTTGTGACCGGAGGAGCGGCCGATGTGGCATACTGCTGCGtcgtggctccgccccctcatcACAGCGGCAGCTGCTTCCCTCCCGGCTGCACCAGCCTCGGCGCTCCGGTTTGGACCTCGCAGTACTGA
- the cyhr1 gene encoding cysteine and histidine-rich protein 1 isoform X2 codes for MSSLEERDVGVAAAPGSSSAGLGVGAVGAAVEAVAGVAAMQEDVGIRREGPEPDPDEPPKKRVKIQEGESGKLEERLYSVLCCTVCLDLPKASVYQCTNGHLMCAGCFIHLLADSRLKEEQATCPNCRVTQCKYKRIGCPWQGPFHELPAHEGECSHPTKTGTELMGILGEMDQGHRRDTQLYNSIFSLLCYEKIGFTEVQFRPYRTDDFITRLYYETPRFTVLNQTWVLKARVNDSERNPNLSCKRTLSFQLILKSKVNSALECSFLLLKGPYDDVRIKPVIYHHSFSNDTNETDYVPLPISDSVECNKLLAAKNINLRLFIFQVQK; via the exons ATGTCTTCACTGGAAGAGAGGGACGTGGGCGTTGCGGCCGCCCCTGGCTCCTCCTCGGCCGGCCTGGGGGTCGGGGCCGTGGGGGCAGCGGTGGAGGCTGTCGCCGGGGTAGCAGCCATGCAAGAGGATGTGGGGATACGGCGAGAGGGGCCCGAGCCCGACCCTGACGAGCCACCCAAGAAGAGGGTGAAAATACAGGAGGGAGAGTCAGGAAAGCTGGAGGAGAGACTGTACTCAGTGCTGTGCTGCACCGTGTGCCTAGACTTGCCCAAGGCGTCTGTTTATCAG TGTACCAATGGACACTTGATGTGTGCTGGCTGTTTTATTCACCTCCTGGCTGATTCCCGTCTAAAGGAGGAACAGGCCACGTGTCCGAACTGCAG GGTGACTCAGTGCAAGTACAAGCGGATTGGCTGTCCGTGGCAAGGTCCGTTTCATGAGTTGCCAGCACACGAAGGCGAATGTTCTCATCCGACTAAGACGGGTACTGAGCTGATGGGAATTCTGGGTGAAATGGACCAGGGCCACCGCAGAGACACGCAGCTCTACAACAGCATCTTCAGCCTCCTCTGCTATGAGAAAATCGGATTTACAG AGGTTCAGTTCAGGCCGTACCGCACTGACGACTTCATCACTCGTCTGTACTACGAAACGCCACGTTTCACCGTTCTCAACCAGACGTGGGTGCTGAAGGCTCGAGTGAACGACTCTGAACGCAACCCCAACCTGTCCTGCAAACGCACCCTCTCCTTCCAGCTCATCCTCAAGAGCAAG GTGAATTCTGCGCTGGAGTGCTCCTTCCTGCTGCTGAAGGGCCCGTACGACGACGTGCGGATCAAACCGGTCATCTACCACCACTCCTTCAGCAACGACACCAACGAGACGGACTACGTCCCCCTGCCCATCTCTGACTCTGTGGAGTGCAACAAACTGCTGGCCGCCAAAAACATCAACCTGCGCCTGTTCATTTTCCAAGTTCAAAAAtaa
- the cyhr1 gene encoding cysteine and histidine-rich protein 1 isoform X1, translating to MSSLEERDVGVAAAPGSSSAGLGVGAVGAAVEAVAGVAAMQEDVGIRREGPEPDPDEPPKKRVKIQEGESGKLEERLYSVLCCTVCLDLPKASVYQCTNGHLMCAGCFIHLLADSRLKEEQATCPNCRCEISKNLCCRNLAVEKAVSELPTDCTFCLKQFPRSSLERHQKEECQDRVTQCKYKRIGCPWQGPFHELPAHEGECSHPTKTGTELMGILGEMDQGHRRDTQLYNSIFSLLCYEKIGFTEVQFRPYRTDDFITRLYYETPRFTVLNQTWVLKARVNDSERNPNLSCKRTLSFQLILKSKVNSALECSFLLLKGPYDDVRIKPVIYHHSFSNDTNETDYVPLPISDSVECNKLLAAKNINLRLFIFQVQK from the exons ATGTCTTCACTGGAAGAGAGGGACGTGGGCGTTGCGGCCGCCCCTGGCTCCTCCTCGGCCGGCCTGGGGGTCGGGGCCGTGGGGGCAGCGGTGGAGGCTGTCGCCGGGGTAGCAGCCATGCAAGAGGATGTGGGGATACGGCGAGAGGGGCCCGAGCCCGACCCTGACGAGCCACCCAAGAAGAGGGTGAAAATACAGGAGGGAGAGTCAGGAAAGCTGGAGGAGAGACTGTACTCAGTGCTGTGCTGCACCGTGTGCCTAGACTTGCCCAAGGCGTCTGTTTATCAG TGTACCAATGGACACTTGATGTGTGCTGGCTGTTTTATTCACCTCCTGGCTGATTCCCGTCTAAAGGAGGAACAGGCCACGTGTCCGAACTGCAG atgCGAGATCAGTAAGAACCTGTGCTGCAGGAACCTGGCGGTGGAGAAAGCTGTCAGTGAGCTTCCCACAGATTGTACCTTCTGCTTAAAACAGTTCCCGCGCTCCAGCCTGGAGAGACACCAGAAGGAGGAATGCCAAGACAG GGTGACTCAGTGCAAGTACAAGCGGATTGGCTGTCCGTGGCAAGGTCCGTTTCATGAGTTGCCAGCACACGAAGGCGAATGTTCTCATCCGACTAAGACGGGTACTGAGCTGATGGGAATTCTGGGTGAAATGGACCAGGGCCACCGCAGAGACACGCAGCTCTACAACAGCATCTTCAGCCTCCTCTGCTATGAGAAAATCGGATTTACAG AGGTTCAGTTCAGGCCGTACCGCACTGACGACTTCATCACTCGTCTGTACTACGAAACGCCACGTTTCACCGTTCTCAACCAGACGTGGGTGCTGAAGGCTCGAGTGAACGACTCTGAACGCAACCCCAACCTGTCCTGCAAACGCACCCTCTCCTTCCAGCTCATCCTCAAGAGCAAG GTGAATTCTGCGCTGGAGTGCTCCTTCCTGCTGCTGAAGGGCCCGTACGACGACGTGCGGATCAAACCGGTCATCTACCACCACTCCTTCAGCAACGACACCAACGAGACGGACTACGTCCCCCTGCCCATCTCTGACTCTGTGGAGTGCAACAAACTGCTGGCCGCCAAAAACATCAACCTGCGCCTGTTCATTTTCCAAGTTCAAAAAtaa